From Desulfocurvus vexinensis DSM 17965, a single genomic window includes:
- the glmS gene encoding glutamine--fructose-6-phosphate transaminase (isomerizing): MCGIIGYAGHRPAVPLLIEGLRRLEYRGYDSAGVAYVEAGALRLLRAEGKLGELEKKINGRDVTMATSGIGHTRWATHGVPVERNAHPHKDNSGRLALIHNGIIENYQERKNELLAQGYTFSSETDTEVLVNLIAEGLKETGSILRAMSWAFARVEGAYAVALVSPDEPGVVYAARKSSPLVFGQGLGENFVASDIPAFLPYTREVAFLEDGELVRMDANSWQVFDAATLEPVDKPLHHITWDVQSAQKGGYKHFMLKEIFEQPRVVADCLAGRVDLRAGRVRLPELDGLEPPRRLTIVACGTSYHAGLWGASLIESWARIPVRVEIASEFRYRDLLLDGDDVVLAVSQSGETADTLAGMRRARELGARVLGLCNVVGSTVSREAERVVYTQAGPEISVASTKAMCSQLTVLYLLALHWGAAKGTLPAEVAARALTGVHGLPQVIEAELPRMRERACELARKYASVRSFMYLGRGQSFPLALEGALKLKEISYIHAEGYASGEMKHGPIALIEPDFPTFALALRDPLFPKVKSNLEEVQARDGRIVALTHPGLDLTVDDPWIIPEVWGPLNAFLALPCLQLFAYEMADYLGKDVDQPRNLAKSVTVE, translated from the coding sequence ATGTGTGGAATCATCGGCTACGCGGGCCACAGGCCTGCCGTGCCCCTGCTCATAGAAGGCCTGCGCCGCCTGGAATACCGCGGCTACGACTCCGCGGGCGTGGCCTACGTCGAGGCCGGCGCCCTGCGCCTGCTGCGCGCCGAGGGCAAGCTGGGCGAGCTGGAAAAGAAGATCAACGGCCGCGACGTGACCATGGCCACCTCGGGCATCGGGCACACCCGCTGGGCGACCCACGGCGTGCCTGTGGAGCGCAACGCCCACCCGCACAAGGACAATTCGGGCCGCCTGGCGCTGATCCACAACGGCATCATCGAGAACTACCAGGAGCGCAAGAACGAGCTTCTGGCCCAGGGCTACACCTTTTCCTCGGAGACGGACACCGAGGTGCTGGTGAACCTCATCGCCGAGGGCCTGAAGGAGACCGGGAGCATCCTGCGGGCCATGTCCTGGGCCTTTGCCCGGGTGGAGGGCGCCTACGCCGTGGCGCTGGTCAGCCCCGACGAGCCCGGGGTGGTCTACGCCGCGCGCAAGTCCAGCCCGCTGGTCTTCGGCCAGGGCCTGGGCGAGAACTTCGTGGCCTCGGACATCCCGGCCTTTCTGCCCTACACCCGCGAGGTGGCCTTCCTGGAGGACGGCGAGCTGGTGCGCATGGACGCCAACTCCTGGCAGGTGTTCGACGCGGCGACCCTGGAGCCCGTGGACAAGCCCCTGCACCACATCACCTGGGACGTGCAGTCGGCCCAGAAGGGCGGCTACAAGCACTTCATGCTCAAGGAGATTTTCGAGCAGCCCCGCGTGGTGGCCGACTGCCTGGCCGGGCGGGTGGACCTGCGCGCCGGGCGGGTGCGCCTGCCCGAGCTGGACGGCCTGGAGCCGCCCCGGCGGCTGACCATCGTGGCCTGCGGCACCTCGTACCATGCGGGCCTGTGGGGCGCGAGTCTCATCGAGTCCTGGGCGCGCATCCCCGTGCGCGTGGAGATCGCCTCGGAGTTCCGCTACCGCGACCTGCTGTTGGACGGCGACGACGTGGTCCTGGCCGTGAGCCAGTCGGGCGAGACCGCCGACACCCTGGCGGGCATGCGCCGGGCGCGCGAGCTGGGCGCGCGGGTGCTCGGGCTGTGCAACGTGGTGGGCTCCACGGTCTCGCGCGAGGCCGAGCGCGTGGTCTACACCCAGGCCGGGCCGGAGATCAGCGTGGCCTCCACCAAGGCCATGTGCAGCCAGCTCACGGTGCTCTACCTGCTGGCGCTGCACTGGGGCGCGGCCAAGGGCACGCTGCCCGCCGAGGTCGCCGCCCGGGCCCTGACGGGCGTGCACGGGCTGCCGCAGGTCATCGAGGCCGAGCTGCCGCGCATGCGCGAGCGGGCCTGCGAGCTGGCGCGCAAGTACGCCAGCGTGCGCAGCTTCATGTACCTGGGGCGCGGCCAGAGCTTCCCCCTGGCCCTGGAGGGCGCCCTGAAACTCAAGGAAATCTCCTACATCCACGCCGAGGGCTACGCCTCGGGCGAGATGAAGCACGGGCCCATCGCCCTCATCGAGCCGGACTTCCCGACCTTCGCCCTGGCCCTGCGCGACCCGCTGTTCCCCAAGGTGAAGTCCAACCTGGAGGAGGTCCAGGCGCGCGACGGGCGCATCGTGGCCCTGACCCACCCGGGCCTGGACCTGACTGTGGACGACCCCTGGATCATCCCCGAGGTCTGGGGCCCGCTCAACGCCTTCCTGGCCCTGCCCTGCCTGCAACTGTTCGCCTACGAAATGGCCGACTACCTGGGCAAGGACGTGGACCAGCCCCGCAATCTGGCCAAGAGCGTGACCGTGGAATAG
- a CDS encoding TolC family protein, with amino-acid sequence MEAVILLRFVFLAVLFAHFLLPPCSWAVSLTFDDVLARAVEHSPDLAIAKYDVAAKREAVNERAYDYVPTVELRSYAEQYKDLTQGAAAVNSVGDVVYSSNSQAQVSHYVTAQLTLWDFGVRGKRGI; translated from the coding sequence GTGGAAGCGGTGATACTCTTGCGGTTCGTCTTCCTGGCTGTGTTGTTCGCGCATTTCCTCCTCCCGCCCTGTTCCTGGGCGGTGTCGCTCACGTTCGACGATGTTCTGGCCAGGGCTGTCGAACATTCCCCAGATCTTGCGATTGCGAAGTACGACGTTGCCGCGAAACGCGAGGCGGTCAACGAGCGGGCGTATGATTACGTTCCGACGGTCGAGCTGCGGTCCTACGCCGAGCAGTACAAGGATCTGACTCAGGGCGCGGCTGCGGTGAATTCCGTGGGTGACGTCGTCTATTCGAGCAACTCCCAGGCCCAGGTGAGTCATTACGTCACGGCGCAACTCACGTTGTGGGATTTCGGCGTGCGCGGAAAGCGGGGGATTTAA